One Sphingomonas sp. genomic region harbors:
- a CDS encoding response regulator transcription factor, with translation MRLLIVEDEPNLGIQLRTALEGAGYAVDLATDGEEGHFLGSTEQYDAIILDLGLPEIDGLTVLDRWRKEGRTMPVLVLTARDSWSDKVAGLDAGADDYVAKPFQTEELIARLRALIRRASGNASAELTAGDIRLDTRSGKVTKAGEPVKLTAQEYKLLSYLLHHKGKVVSRTELIEHIYDQDFDRDSNTIEVFVTRIRKKLGADVITTIRGLGYSLDEASFT, from the coding sequence ATGCGACTTCTGATCGTCGAGGACGAACCCAATCTCGGGATCCAGCTGCGCACCGCGCTCGAGGGCGCGGGCTATGCCGTCGACCTCGCGACCGACGGCGAGGAAGGCCATTTCCTCGGCTCGACCGAGCAATATGACGCGATCATCCTCGACCTCGGCCTGCCCGAGATCGACGGGCTGACCGTGCTCGATCGCTGGCGCAAGGAAGGCCGCACCATGCCGGTGCTGGTGCTCACCGCGCGCGACAGCTGGTCGGACAAGGTGGCGGGGCTCGATGCCGGCGCCGACGATTATGTCGCCAAGCCGTTCCAGACCGAGGAGCTGATCGCCCGGCTGCGCGCGCTGATCCGCCGCGCCTCGGGCAACGCCTCGGCCGAGCTGACTGCGGGCGACATCCGCCTCGACACGCGCTCGGGCAAGGTCACCAAGGCCGGCGAGCCGGTGAAGCTGACAGCGCAGGAATATAAGCTGCTCAGCTACCTGCTCCACCACAAGGGCAAGGTGGTAAGCCGCACCGAGCTGATCGAGCATATCTACGACCAGGATTTCGATCGCGATTCGAACACGATCGAAGTGTTCGTCACGCGCATCCGCAAGAAGCTGGGCGCCGATGTGATCACCACCATCCGCGGCCTGGGCTACAGCCTCGACGAAGCCAGCTTCACCTGA